Proteins from one Oncorhynchus gorbuscha isolate QuinsamMale2020 ecotype Even-year linkage group LG18, OgorEven_v1.0, whole genome shotgun sequence genomic window:
- the mafbb gene encoding v-maf avian musculoaponeurotic fibrosarcoma oncogene homolog Bb, translating to MTAESHTNLGLPKTPLGYVSEFDLMKFEVKKETMQGIDHSFIGPCSELQRPDSVSSTPVSTPCSSVPSSPSFNPGEQRNPDDLYWTPSSGGYSQQMYPHTFGLTPEDAVEALIGTTVHGHQPTPNGHQHALQAEFEGYGAAHNLNGHVQQYPGLIRQPDGLSGHPDMQDMHCQNQYHHKQDLDSSAPHSPDSQLSAHHLHQQNRHDRRLNVESAFSDDQLVSMSVRELNRHLRGLTKDDMMRLKQKRRTLKNRGYAQSCRYKRVQQKHVLEHEKTSLVTQVEQLKHELNRLARERDAYKLKCEKLTGSNGYHETGSTSDNPSSPEYFM from the coding sequence ATGACCGCCGAATCGCATACAAATCTGGGTCTGCCGAAAACACCTTTGGGTTATGTCAGTGAGTTCGACTTGATGAAGTTCGAAGTGAAGAAGGAGACAATGCAGGGGATTGATCACTCGTTCATTGGGCCGTGCAGCGAGCTCCAGAGACCGGACTCAGTCTCCTCTACACCGGTCAGCACCCCTTGCAGTTCGGTGCCATCGTCACCGAGTTTCAATCCGGGTGAGCAAAGGAACCCTGATGATCTTTACTGGACGCCCAGCAGTGGAGGTTATTCTCAGCAAATGTATCCCCACACTTTTGGCCTGACACCTGAGGACGCAGTGGAGGCCCTTATCGGTACCACAGTCCACGGGCACCAACCCACTCCAAACGGTCATCAACATGCTCTCCAAGCAGAATTCGAAGGGTACGGGGCGGCACATAACCTCAACGGCCATGTCCAGCAGTACCCTGGACTTATCCGTCAACCCGACGGTCTCTCGGGTCACCCTGATATGCAAGATATGCACTGCCAAAATCAATATCACCACAAGCAGGACCTCGACAGCTCGGCTCCGCACTCACCCGACTCCCAGCTTAGTGCGCACCACCTCCATCAGCAGAATCGCCACGACAGACGACTCAACGTGGAGAGCGCCTTCTCGGACGACCAGCTGGTCTCCATGTCAGTGAGGGAGCTCAATCGGCACTTGAGGGGTCTGACCAAGGACGACATGATGCGTCTGAAGCAGAAGCGCCGAACCCTGAAAAACCGTGGTTACGCACAATCGTGCCGCTACAAACGCGTTCAGCAGAAACACGTTCTTGAGCACGAGAAGACCAGCCTTGTCACACAGGTGGAGCAGCTGAAGCACGAGCTCAACCGACTGGCACGCGAGAGGGACGCATATAAACTCAAATGCGAGAAATTGACTGGTTCGAATGGTTACCATGAAACTGGGTCTACCAGTGACAACCCTTCCTCGCCTGAGTATTTTATGTGA